The Terriglobia bacterium genome contains the following window.
GGCGCACCTGGTGCGGCAACTGCGCGGGAGAAAGCGAATCGACGGCGCCCGCGGCCGCGTGTACGACTTGGAGGCGATTTTTGACGAACTCAACACGCGCTACTTTTACGGCCTGCTGGCGCGGCCGCAGATGACCTGGAGCCGCGAACCTGCGCGCCACGCGCTCGGGCACTACGATCCGGCGCACAATGCGATCGTGGTCAGCCGCGCCTTCGACCGCCCGCAGGCGCCACGCTACGCGGTGGAATACATCGTTTACCACGAGATGCTGCACCTGAAGCACCCGGTGCGGCTGCGCGGCGGCCGGCGCTGCGTGCATTCGCCGCAGTTCCAGGCGGAAGAAAAACTGTTTCCCCGGCTGGAGGAAGCCAAGCGGTTTCTGAAAACTCTGTAAGCGAAATCCGGCCTGCGCCGCGAGCCGCATCGTTCTCCGCCACAGAGGGCGCAGAGGATTGGGAAGCTCCGAGTCCTTCGTGGCTCGCCGATCCTGCAAAATCCGAGACTGCGGCATGGAGTCGGAACGCGCGCCGACGTAACGCGCCGGGGGGGTCATGCACCGTGGCAGCGGCGTGGAGCGGGCCGCACCGGCCGGAACGCCGCTGGGGGCGCGATTTTCCCCGGTGACCGGCGTCACAAGCAAGCGTGACGGTTCGCGTTGACCCGGCGCGCGGGGGAGACTATGATTTTCACAGTTGAAAATGAATTTCAATTTCATATTCACCGGGACGGCGCGTTGCCATGCTTGAAGCTCTGGTCGTCACCTTGCGCGAGGGGGTCGAGGCCGCGCTCATCGTCGGCATCACCCTCGCCTATATCGCCAAGATCGGTCGTCCCGACCTGCGCAAGGCCGTGTACGCCGCCCTCGGCGCAGCCGCCGTGGGGAGCATCGCGGCCGCGATCGTACTCTCGCGCCTGAACCTGAACCAGGACATTTTCGAAGGCTGGGTGATGCTGGTGGCGGCGGTGTTCGTTGTCACCATGATCATTTTCATGATGCGCACCGGGCGCAAGCTGAAGGGCGAGATCGAGGGCAAAGTCAGCGAACTGGCGGCCAGGAGCTCGCGCCTCGGGCTGTTCGCCTTCGTTTTCCTGATGGTGCTGCGCGAGGGGGTGGAGACGGTGCTGATTTTGTCCGCCGTCAACCTCAACAGCACCGAGCTGATGAGCTTTCTGGGAACGCTGCTGGGGGTCGCGCTGGCGGTGCTATTCGGGGTGACGTTCGTCAAGGGAAGTGTGCGGGTCAACCTGCAGAAATTTTTCCGCATTACGACTGTCATTCTGATCTTCGTCGCCTTCCAGCTCACAATTTCGGGGCTACATGAGCTGTCGGAAAACGGCGTGCTTCCCTCCAGCAAGCGCGAGATGGCGCTGATCGGGCCGATCGTGCGCAACGACCTGTTCTTCTTTATTACGATCCTGGCACTGGCCGGGATGATGGTGCTGTTCGAATACCGGCGGCGGCAGGGGGCGGTCCCGGCGACCGGATCCCCCGCCGAGCGGCGCAAGGTGGAGTGGACCGCCAGGCGCGAGCGCCGCTGGGCGGCAGCGGTCTATGCCAGTTCGTTCCTGTTCATCATGCTGATCACGGCGCAATTCATCTACGCCAAGAGCGCCAGCGCGCTGTCGCCCGCCACCGAAGTCAGCATCACGCAGGGGGCGGCGCGGATCCCGCTGGCGCAGGTCAACGATGGCGAGCTGCATCGCTACGTCGCGCAGGTGAACGGCAGCGAAGTTCGCTTCTGGCTGATGCGCAAGCCCGACGGCACGATCGGAACCGTGCTCGATGCCTGCGAGATCTGCGGGCCGGCGGGCTTTTACAAGAGCGGCAACACGATTATCTGCAAGAACTGTGCCGCTCCCATCAACCCGCAATCGGTGGGCCAAGCGGGCGGCTGCAATCCCATCCCGCTGAAGGCCACCACAACCAGCGACACGGTGATCATCGCCGAGGCGGACCTGGCCGCCAGCGCCAAGTATTTCCAGCACTGACGCCATGTTTGTTCGCATGCTTTATCAATCGTTCTGCCGCCAGCGACGGCGCAAGCTGCTGGCCGGGGCCGCCATCACCCTCGGCGTCTCGGTGGCGACGGCAATGATTGCGGTGGCCACCGATATCGGCGACAAGATCAATCGCGAACTGCGTACCTACGGCGCCAACCTGGTGGTCACCCCCGACGAAGACACGCTCGATGTGGAGATCGGCGGCGTCAATCTTAAACCTGCCAGCGATAGCGCCTACCTGGCAGAATCGGACCTGCTGAAGATCAAAGGCATGTTCTGGCGGCATAACATCGTGGGGTTCGCGCCCATGCTGAACGTGCCGGTAGCGGTTCAGGCCGGCTCGGCCACACACAAAATCGAACTGCTGGGCACGTATTTCGCCAAGCCGCTTGCGTTCGGCGACCAAACCTTTACCACCGGCGTGCGCACCACGCATCCCTGGTGGAAGGTGAGCGGAGCGTGGCCGAATGACGACTCCTCCGATGTCCTGCTGGGCGAGCGCCTAGCGCAGCAGCTTGGGCGCAGGGTGGGGGATGAGATTCAGGTGGACGGGAGCAGTCTCCGGGTGGTGGGGATTCTGTCTTCCGACGGCGCGGAGGA
Protein-coding sequences here:
- a CDS encoding M48 family peptidase, giving the protein MHPRLLSVLQRAYRDLRPRAPMPEFRAEFFPFANINNTIRVRGGQVKVRVSDLLEGAPEDVLYAIAHILIAKLYRKPIDTALARRYRQHCGRRDLNAKAHLVRQLRGRKRIDGARGRVYDLEAIFDELNTRYFYGLLARPQMTWSREPARHALGHYDPAHNAIVVSRAFDRPQAPRYAVEYIVYHEMLHLKHPVRLRGGRRCVHSPQFQAEEKLFPRLEEAKRFLKTL
- a CDS encoding Fe-S-containing protein; its protein translation is MLEALVVTLREGVEAALIVGITLAYIAKIGRPDLRKAVYAALGAAAVGSIAAAIVLSRLNLNQDIFEGWVMLVAAVFVVTMIIFMMRTGRKLKGEIEGKVSELAARSSRLGLFAFVFLMVLREGVETVLILSAVNLNSTELMSFLGTLLGVALAVLFGVTFVKGSVRVNLQKFFRITTVILIFVAFQLTISGLHELSENGVLPSSKREMALIGPIVRNDLFFFITILALAGMMVLFEYRRRQGAVPATGSPAERRKVEWTARRERRWAAAVYASSFLFIMLITAQFIYAKSASALSPATEVSITQGAARIPLAQVNDGELHRYVAQVNGSEVRFWLMRKPDGTIGTVLDACEICGPAGFYKSGNTIICKNCAAPINPQSVGQAGGCNPIPLKATTTSDTVIIAEADLAASAKYFQH